CGAGCATCGGGACCTTGGCCATCAGGCGGGCGGTCGCGAGATCGCGCATCTCCGGGTCGGACGGGTCGAGCTCATCCTGGTAGTAGGAGGAGAGGATGTTGACCGACGAGGCGAGGGTGGCCATCGGGTGGGCATCGCGCGGGAAGATGGAGAAGGCCTTCTTGAAGTCCTCGTCCAGCAGCGTGTGGTGGCGGATGTCGTAGTTGAACTTCTCCAGCTGCTCCTTGGTGGGGAGCTCGCCGTTGATCAGCATGTAGGAGACCTCGTTGAACGTGGCCTGCTCGGCCAGCTGCTCAATGGGGTAGCCGCGGTGGCGGAGAATGCCGTTGCCGCCGTCGATGTAGGTGATCGCGGAGGTGGTCGAGCCCGTGGCCGTGTAACCCGGGTCGAAGGTGGTCAGACCGGTCTCGGCGAGGAGCTTGCCGATCGCGATGCCGTCGTTGCCCTCGGTCGCGTTGACGATGTCCATCTCGAACTCGCCACCGGGGTAGTGGAGCACGGCCTTGTTGTTCTCAGTAGCCACAACTTCCCTTTCGCTGAAAATGTGTCGTTCAGGCAATCCGGCGTTGTCTCGCCGGCCACGGCCCACACTATCCGCGCGGCCCCGTGGGGTCGCGCGGATGGTGCCCGGTGCAGATCGGCCGAAGAACTTCCTCTGAACTTCTTCGCCCGCTTAACACCGGGGCCCGGCCGAGCCATACTCAACCGCCAGCAGTGGATTGCGACACACTCTAGCAAAGAATGTGAGGGCGACAACACCCTTACCCCCGCAGTTTCGTGCCCGCGGCAGCCGAACGGCCAGCTTAGCCCTTCCGAAACCGCGGGGCAACACCCCGTTTAAGCAGGTCACCATATGCGGCGCCCATTCATGGACAACCTACCCGCTTCCACGTCCCGAAGTTTCCCGCCCCTCCCGCCATCCGCCTCCCCCTTTAGGAATGAAAACACCTCTACCGCCCCGGAACAGCCGAAACGCACGCCGGAACGGCCATCCATGTTGCACAACTTACACTTTGCATTCTTTGCAAATTGCTAACTTTGCGAACACCGTTTCGCCACACCCGGAGGCCCCCTCGCCGACTGCGCGCGCCCCGGGGGTTTCGGGGGCGATCCCCCTCCCGTGCCCCGCCCGCCGCCGGGGCTATAGAGTCTAAGTGGCCCATATCCCACCGAAAGGTTGCGCCCAATGAGCGATCAGTTCCCCTCCCTGCCCGCCGAGTTCCTCCCCGGCGACGGCCGCTTCGGTTGCGGCCCGTCCAAGGTCCGCCAGTCCCAGATCCAGGCCGTCGTCGACGGCGCCGCCGGCATCATGGGCACGTCGCACCGCCAGCCGGCCGTGAAGAACGTGGTCGGCGAGGTCCGCGAGGGCCTGTCCGAGCTCTTCTCGCTGCCCGACGGCTACGAGATCATCCTGTCCCTCGGCGGCGCGACCGCCTTCTGGGACGCCGCCACCTTCGGTCTGATCGAGAAGAAGTCGGCGCACCTTTCCTACGGCGAGTTCTCCTCCAAGTTCGCCAAGGCGGCCAAGCTGGCCCCGTGGCTCGATGCCCCGCAGGTCATCGAAGCCGAGCCGGGTTCGGCCCCCGAGGTCGTCGCGGGCGAGGAGGGCGTCGACCTGATCGGTTGGGCCCACAACGAGACCTCGACCGGCGCGATGGTCCCGGTCACCCGCCCGGAGGGTTCCGAGGGCCAGCTCGTCGCCATCGACGCGACCTCGGGCGCCGGTGGCCTGCCCGTCGACATTTCCCAGGCCGACGCCTACTACTTCTCGCCCCAGAAGTGCTTCGCCT
This genomic stretch from Corynebacterium hansenii harbors:
- the serC gene encoding phosphoserine transaminase; amino-acid sequence: MSDQFPSLPAEFLPGDGRFGCGPSKVRQSQIQAVVDGAAGIMGTSHRQPAVKNVVGEVREGLSELFSLPDGYEIILSLGGATAFWDAATFGLIEKKSAHLSYGEFSSKFAKAAKLAPWLDAPQVIEAEPGSAPEVVAGEEGVDLIGWAHNETSTGAMVPVTRPEGSEGQLVAIDATSGAGGLPVDISQADAYYFSPQKCFASDGGLWLAAMSPAALERIAKINASDRFIPEFLNLQTAVDNSLKNQTYNTPAVGTLLMLADQVKWMNANGGLDGMVARTTESSSHLYEWAAGRAEASPFVADEATRSLVVGTIDFSDEVDAAKIAKTLRANGILDTEPYRKLGRNQLRIGMFPAIDPEDVVKLTGAIDWILDNGHASA